The Oncorhynchus mykiss isolate Arlee chromosome Y, USDA_OmykA_1.1, whole genome shotgun sequence genomic sequence aggggaaAAAAAAGAATCATCTAAAACCCCCGAACCGCAGCACCATACTAGCAGTCAGAAacagagaactgatactgtacaCTCAGTCAGTGGGTGGCTGGCTGACCACTTCATTTTTATTCCTCATGTCAAACCTATTATTAGAAAGAAAAGTGGGACCAAATGGGATgttgggtactatatttattgaatattatatttactataatttattgaatattatatttACTTTATTTATTGAATTTACTATAATTTATTGAATATTAGATGAATCCTATAAATGAAAAATAGGCCAATTTGGGAGTATTAAATTAGCTTCAAATTATATTTCAAGAAAATAATGTTGTATGAATGCTAATCTTATCTATTTCTAAGTACAGAAaccatttcagaacaatctgagatggtgggcgtCGTGACATGAAACGACCTGTCAGTCATGTCACAGTAAAACTATACGGTTCCATTTACACTACCATACAAACCTTTACAGGTGATGTTTATGGCCTTCAATTTGCCCTTTCTGCTTACACTTATCCTTTCAGATCGACACGAGGTAGCTAGAGGTAGGCTCTGAGGTGTTCCTAAACACCAAACCAGACTAACTggggcccagagttgttcctaaacaccagaccagactaactggggcccagagttgttcctaaacaccagaccagactaactggggcccagagttgttcctaAACACCAAACCAGACTAACTGGGGCTCTGAGGTGTTCCGGACCATCAGACCAGACTAACTGGGGCTCAGAGTTGTTCCTAAACACCAGACCAGACTAACTggggcccagagttgttcctaAACACCAGATCAGACTAACTGTTGTTCCTAAACACCAGATCAGACTAACTggggcccagagttgttcctaAACACCAGATCAGACTAACTggggcccagagttgttcctaAACACCAGATCAGACTAACGggggcccagagttgttcctaAACACCAGATCAGACTAACTATTGTTCCTAAACACCAGACCAGACTAACTGGGGCCCAGAGGTGTTCCTGACCACCAGACCAGACTAACTggggcccagagttgttcctaAACTCCAGACCAGACTAACTGGGGCCCAGAGGTGTTCCTGACCACCAGATCAGACTAACTggggcccagagttgttcctaAACACCAGACCAGACTAACTGTTGTTCCTAAACACCAGATCAGACTAACTggggcccagagttgttcctaAACACCAAACCAGACTAACTGTTGTTCCTAAACACCAGATCAGGCTAACTGGGGACCAGAGTTGTTCCTAAACACCAGACCAGACTAACTGGGGCCCAGAGGTGTTCCAGATCAGGAATAACTCCAGGCCCAAGGCATAAGTTAACCAACACTTGGCTcacgtcagggttggggtcaattcaatttcaattcaattcagttaACTCATTATTCCATTGAATTATATTGACAAAAATTCAGAATAGGAATTTCAGTTTATTTCCTGAATtaactgaatttaaatggaattgaccccaaccctggctcACATAGTATAGAGTTCTATTTTCACAGGACCATGTTACCATTGAAAATCCTCCTTATTCCTTACCCAGGAACATCATGAGCGTGGTCTTGGCGAAGGCCACCAGGGTCATACCCGCCATGACACTCAGTATCCCTATGAGAATGATGACGAGGTTGGGCACGCCGCAGCGAGAGAACACCGTCACACCCACGAAGCTGGTCAGGAACACCGTGGTGGACAGCGCCGAGCCGTAGCCAATCAGAATCTCGGTCCAGCACAGCGGCTGGTTGAGCTCGTACAGCGTGATCATGGAGAGCCCGCCCATGTTggtgaaggagaaggaggagaagaggagcaggaggagcaccaGGAGGACGTTACGCCTCCTGCTGGCCCCTGCAAACAGCTGGTAGACCCCGCAGGCCAGCTGATGCATGGCGGTGCGGCGCGGAGATCCGTCCAGGGGGTCATCTGGAGGTCGTTGGAGCGTCTCCTCCAGGATGAAGACGGCGTAGAGCAGGTTGAAACACTGGAACAGAGCAGAGGTGAAGAAGGGCCAGTTGAAGCCTGCTGCTTGGAGGAAGTATCCCGTAGAGAGAGAGGCCACTCCAGACAGCAGGCCGATCACCATGTCTATCCCGGCCATACGCAGGGTCTTCTGCTGTCCGTCCTCACACAGGTCAGCGATGTAGGAGAAACAGCCACCCAGTAACGTCCCCGAGCCCCCGAACAGGGCGCTGACGAACGACGAGACGATGAGGAGGTAGAGGTCGAGCTCGAAGAAGGAGACGGCCAGGAAAGACAGGGCGTAGAACAGAGAGCCAATCAGAGGCAGGATGATGGTGATCTTGCGTCCGCGCTGGTCGCTGTAGGCGACGAGGATGAGGGTGACGGCCAGAGAGGGGATCATGGAGAAGAGCTCAgtgtagagggagaagagagacgcCGCCTTCTGCACCTCCTATAATAAACATGAAAAAGAacaaggtaaagagagagagacagagagagagagagacagagagagagagaaagaagagaagagacaaACTATATTAACATCAACATGGAGAAGAGCTCGGTATCGAGGGAGAAGAGACATACAAACTATATTAACATCAACATGGAGAACATCAACATGGAGAAGAGCTCAGtatagagggagaagagacaaACTATATTAACATCAACATGGAGAAGAGCTCAGtatagagggagaagagacaaACTATATTAACATCAACATGGAGAAGAGCTCAGtatagagggagaagagacaaACTATATTAACATCAACATGGAGAAGAGCTCAGtatagagggagaagagacaaACTATATTAACATCAACATGGAGAAGAGCTcagtagagggagaagagacaaACTATATTAACATCAACATGGAGAAGAGCTcagtagagggagaagagacaaACTATATTAACATCAACATGGAGAAGAGCTcagtagagggagaagagacaaACTATATTAACATCAACATGGAGAAGAGCTCGGTATCGAGGGAGAAGAGACATACAAACTATATTAACATCACCATGGAGAAGAGCTCGGtatagagggagaagagacaaACAAACTATattaacatcaacaacaacatggagaagAGCTTGGTATCGAGGGAgaagagacaaacaaacaaacaaacaaacaaacatgaagGTGAGGGAGGGGATCATGGAGCAGAGAGTTTGTGACTGAAGCAAAATCGTTGTTTTTAGCTGGAGTGCCGTGTGTGTTTACCCCAGATAATAAAAACACAATCAGTTAAACACACAAGGTAATGGATAATAGCCACAGGGGAGAAACAACACACAGTCGGACCAGGAGATAACCATGACAAATTACGGACTACATTCCACAGAACACCAGACTCTCTTTATCCACAGTGATTCACTTCTGATTTGACGCAATCATttaaaaaagagagaggaagtatACAAGAGAAAAAAGGAGAAATGTGACAATGCTCTGCTCTGTTATAGGCCAGTAGACAGCTCTACGGGGAAATATAATGTTATTTATGTCAATCAGGCTTCAAGCGGAAAGAAACTTAACTCTCGTCTCAACCACAACAGGTGTAGATGTGGTTCTTGACTTTTCAAACCCAAAACAATAAGGCTTTTTTTTCCCTGATCAACAAGTCATTCAGACATCTTTTCTCTGTGTCTTTCAATGGCCACTGAC encodes the following:
- the LOC110509472 gene encoding solute carrier family 46 member 3 produces the protein MKGLFLVEPLVAFYSFASFLIYPLVQQYVYRRLWQEMTNTTYPVSDNTSRCDPSNTSSHHEEVQKAASLFSLYTELFSMIPSLAVTLILVAYSDQRGRKITIILPLIGSLFYALSFLAVSFFELDLYLLIVSSFVSALFGGSGTLLGGCFSYIADLCEDGQQKTLRMAGIDMVIGLLSGVASLSTGYFLQAAGFNWPFFTSALFQCFNLLYAVFILEETLQRPPDDPLDGSPRRTAMHQLACGVYQLFAGASRRRNVLLVLLLLLFSSFSFTNMGGLSMITLYELNQPLCWTEILIGYGSALSTTVFLTSFVGVTVFSRCGVPNLVIILIGILSVMAGMTLVAFAKTTLMMFLVRLPMLLAIMPFPVLRSMMSKIVSKNEQGALFACLACLDSVSISVAIAVFSSLYAATVTWYPGFCFLLSAGLCVIPLAMLAGVGLLGVEEGKEAKETEALIPGEEGLAGEENDNPPLT